ATCTCCAAAACCACAAAGGAAACCCAACAGAGCCAATAAGAAGGAGCAGTCAGCAAAAATCCGCCCCCAAGGGCCGATTTAGATGCGTAAGCCCTAGTTTTCTGGCCGGAATCAGTTGACAAGACAGCAACAGATTCGCTATAATTTCGACAGACCATGGGGATGTAGCTCAGCTGGGAGAGCGGCGCGTTCGCAACGCGTAGGTCGGCGGTTCGAATCCGCTCATCTCCACCAAAAACGCCTCGACGAATGCTCGATCGAGTAGACTGCCAGGAAGAACCACCCTTTGTTTTCCAATAGAAAATGTGCCTTAACTCTCTCCTTTTGTGCACCCCCTGCGAAGATCCCGCGGTTTTAATGAGTAGAACAGCAGATTTCATGCGGGCTTCTTCATCGCGTCCAGGTGAAGCAGCGGTTTGATGATATCGGCAAAGGCTCTGGCCGCAGGCGAGCGTGCGGCCGCGCCAACGGCCGGCTTGCCCTCGTCCGCCGCCGTGACAACGGATGGATCGATGGGAATCCTGCCGAGGAACGGCGCGAGCATCTCAGCGGCCATATCCTCGCCGCCGCCCGATTTGAAGATATCATGGCGCGAGCCGCAGTCGGGACATACGAACCCGCTCATGTTTTCGATGACGCCTATGACAGGCACATGCAACTGCCGGCAGAACGTGATGGATTTTCGAACGTCGTCGATGGCGACCTCTTGCGGAGTAGTAACGATGATGGCGCCGGTTATATCCTCGATAAGCTGCGCAGCCGAAAGCGGTTCGTCGCCGGTTCCGGGCGGCGAATCAATGAGCAGATAATCGAGATCGCCCCACTCGACGTCGCGCAAGAATTGGCGGATAACGCTCATCTTCATTGGACCGCGCCAAATGACAGCCTCATCACGCAGCGGCATGAAGAATCCCAGCGACATCACCTTCAGGTTATCGATGACTGCCGGCATGATGCGTTCGTTCACAATCCGCGGACGGTGTTCTT
This DNA window, taken from Candidatus Abyssobacteria bacterium SURF_5, encodes the following:
- a CDS encoding ATP-binding protein, with protein sequence MDQKKKPCESCPVSECPARQKSEAETDEAFRERQALYENLCRIKHKILVLSGKGGVGKSTVAANLAVALAESGKQVGLLDIDVHGPSIPKLLGLEEHRPRIVNERIMPAVIDNLKVMSLGFFMPLRDEAVIWRGPMKMSVIRQFLRDVEWGDLDYLLIDSPPGTGDEPLSAAQLIEDITGAIIVTTPQEVAIDDVRKSITFCRQLHVPVIGVIENMSGFVCPDCGSRHDIFKSGGGEDMAAEMLAPFLGRIPIDPSVVTAADEGKPAVGAAARSPAARAFADIIKPLLHLDAMKKPA